The following coding sequences are from one Oncorhynchus clarkii lewisi isolate Uvic-CL-2024 chromosome 20, UVic_Ocla_1.0, whole genome shotgun sequence window:
- the LOC139376494 gene encoding proteasome activator complex subunit 3 → MNSLLKVDNELKTKVDAFRERITGEAEELVASFFPNKLLELDHFLKDPGLNICELKEIHSEINLTVPDPIILSNLHDGLEAQNAKKRKMEDGSGEDKVAGTKVFVMPGGMMKSNAKLVDLIEKVKPEIRTLIEKCNTVKMWVQLLIPRIEDGNNFGVSIQEETVAELRTVEGEAASYLDQISRYYITRAKLVSKIAKYPHVEDYRRTVTEIDEKEYISLKIIVSELRNQYVTLHDMILKNIDKIKKPRSSNAEALY, encoded by the exons ATGAATTCTCTCCTCAAGGTGGACAATGAACTCAAAACCAAG GTCGATGCTTTCAGAGAACGAATTACTGGGGAG GCGGAGGAGTTAGTTGCAAGTTTTTTCCCAAATAAGTTATTGGAACTCGACCATTTCCTCAAG GATCCTGGCTTAAACATCTGTGAACTGAAGGAAATACACTCAGAAATCAACTTGACTGTGCCAGACCCCATTATACTCTCGAACCTCCACGATGGACTTGAAGCG CAAAATGCCAAAAAGAGGAAGATGGAAGATGGCTCTGGGGAGGACAAGG TGGCTGGCACCAAGGTTTTTGTCATGCCCGGTGGGATGATGAAGAGCAATGCCAAGCTGGTGGACCTGATCGAGAAGGTCAAGCCAGAGATCAGGACACTGATAGAGAAATGTAACACG GTCAAAATGTGGGTTCAGTTGCTTATCCCAAGAATAGAAGATGGCAACAACTTTGGAGTTTCAATTCAG GAGGAGACAGTTGCTGAACTCCGAACAGTGGAGGGAGAGGCAGCATCTTACCTCGACCAGATATCCAG ATACTACATCACAAGAGCAAAGCTGGTGTCCAAAATAGCAAAATACCCACATGTG GAGGACTACCGGCGCACAGTGACGGAGATTGATGAGAAAGAATACATCAGCCTCAAGATCATAGTTTCAGAGCTGAGAAATCAATAC GTAACGTTACACGACATGATCTTGAAGAACATTGACAAGATAAAGAAGCCTAGGAGCAGTAATGCTGAGGCGTTGTACTAA
- the LOC139376495 gene encoding glucose-6-phosphatase catalytic subunit 1-like, translated as MDLFHSWGVEVAIHLQTQYGHYEGWFSLASTVADLHTTFFCFFPVWFHLRRDVGVKLIWVAVIGDWLNLVMKWVLFGERPYWWVHDTRFYGTDPAPALKQFPITCETGPGSPSGHAMGSSGVWYVMITAVFSVATERRFPPLLYRFLQVGLWMLLCTVELLVCMSRVYMAAHFPHQVISGVITGIMVAEAFSRVQWIYGASLKKYFYTTLFLLSFAVGFYELLKAIGVDLLWSLEKAQKWCVRAEWVYMDSTPFASLLRNMGTLFGLGLGLHSPLYTENKNSSIPFRVGCITVSLLLLQILDGLTFSSRDQAMFYVLSFSKSAAALFIPTALVPGGLSWIFPGSGAAKLKFS; from the exons ATGGATCTTTTCCACAGCTGGGGGGTGGAAGTGGCCATCCATCTGCAGACCCAGTATGGGCATTATGAGGGCTGGTTTAGCCTAGCCTCTACAGTGGCTGACCTGCATACCACCTTCTTTTGTTTCTTCCCAGTCTGGTTCCATCTGCGCAGGGACGTGGGTGTAAAGCTCATCTGGGTGGCTGTCATCGGGGACTGGCTCAACCTGGTCATGAAGTG GGTTCTATTTGGAGAGAGACCCTATTGGTGGGTCCATGATACCCGCTTCTATGGGACAGATCCAGCCCCTGCCTTAAAACAATTCCCTATCACCTGTGAAACTGGACCAG GAAGCCCTTCGGGTCATGCCATGGGCTCGTCTGGGGTGTGGTACGTGATGATAACAGCTGTCTTCTCAGTGGCGACAGAAAGGCGGTTCCCCCCTCTCCTGTACAG GTTCTTGCAGGTGGGGCTCTGGATGCTGCTGTGTACAGTAGAGCTGTTGGTGTGCATGTCCAGAGTCTACATGGCTGCCCACTTCCCACACCAGGTCATCAGTGGGGTCATCACAG GTATCATGGTGGCTGAGGCCTTCTCCAGAGTGCAGTGGATCTATGGAGCCAGTCTGAAGAAGTACTTCTACACCACCCTCTTTCTGCTCTCCTTTGCTGTGGGCTTCTACGAGCTACTGAAAGCTATAGGCGTGGACCTGCTGTGGTCCCTGGAGAAAGCCCAGAAGTGGTGTGTGAGAGCCGAGTGGGTCTACATGGACTCCACTCCTTTCGCCAGCCTCCTGCGCAATATGGGCACCCTGTTTGGCCTGGGCCTGGGCCTGCACTCACCCCTCTACACCGAGAACAAGAACAGCAGCATCCCCTTCAGGGTGGGGTGTATCACTGTCTCTTTATTGTTGCTACAGATTTTGGATGGCTTGACGTTCTCCTCGAGAGACCAGGCAATGTTCTATGTGTTGTCATTTAGTAAGAGTGCTGCTGCTCTCTTCATTCCCACAGCTCTGGTTCCCGGAGGACTCTCCTGGATCTTCCCAGGTAGTGGGGCGGCTAAGCTGAAATTTTCATAA